From the genome of Halomonas sp. I5-271120, one region includes:
- a CDS encoding DUF1285 domain-containing protein, with the protein MPIDHPPLEPLLGHIEGDGAIPPLEDWHPPLSGEMDLCIRADGRWWHEGEPIVRGRLVRLLSTILRREDDGAHYLLTPVEKWRIKVEDCAFLIVDADHHDGIWTLTTNVGDRLTLDSDHRLRLDRDIPSVPVRFGLSARLHRNVYYRLVEQAASHTVVDGGAPQQELGIESASIWQPLGRFAEEGP; encoded by the coding sequence ATGCCGATCGATCACCCGCCGCTAGAGCCCCTGCTGGGACACATCGAGGGCGATGGAGCGATTCCGCCGCTCGAGGACTGGCACCCGCCGCTGTCGGGCGAGATGGACCTATGCATCCGTGCCGACGGCCGCTGGTGGCACGAGGGCGAGCCGATTGTCCGTGGCCGGTTGGTGCGACTGCTCTCGACCATTTTGCGTCGTGAGGACGATGGGGCGCACTACCTGCTGACGCCCGTCGAAAAGTGGCGAATCAAGGTCGAGGACTGCGCCTTCCTGATCGTCGATGCCGACCACCATGACGGCATCTGGACCCTGACCACCAACGTCGGCGACCGGCTGACGCTGGATAGCGATCATCGCTTGAGGCTGGACCGGGATATCCCCTCGGTGCCGGTGCGTTTCGGTCTGTCGGCGCGGCTGCACCGCAATGTCTATTATCGGCTGGTCGAGCAGGCCGCTAGCCACACGGTCGTCGACGGTGGCGCTCCCCAGCAGGAGCTTGGCATCGAGAGTGCCAGTATCTGGCAGCCGCTGGGTCGGTTTGCCGAGGAGGGCCCGTGA
- a CDS encoding TatD family hydrolase has translation MFVDSHCHLDRLDLSAHDGDLNAALDAARARDVRQFLAIAVTLEDVPGLAEIARAHDDVVISAGVHPLHEVTDEPTVASIKACAERHEAVAIGETGLDYHYDGVSREVQYERFRRHLMAATELELPVIIHTREAREDTLALIREHTDPNIGGVLHCFTEDLDMAREAVRHGFFISLSGIVTFRNAKTVRELARKVPLDRLLIETDSPYLAPVPHRGKPNEPQWVVEVAECIAEERGISVDEVAMQTTANFYRLFRAAVPEAPDDLRESLAQSGLI, from the coding sequence ATGTTTGTCGATTCCCACTGCCATCTCGATCGTCTCGACCTGAGCGCCCATGACGGCGACCTGAATGCTGCCCTCGATGCCGCTCGAGCACGCGATGTGCGCCAGTTCCTGGCCATCGCCGTGACCCTCGAAGACGTGCCCGGGCTCGCCGAGATCGCCCGCGCTCATGACGACGTGGTGATCTCCGCCGGCGTGCATCCGCTGCACGAGGTGACCGACGAGCCGACGGTGGCGTCCATCAAGGCGTGCGCCGAGCGTCATGAAGCGGTCGCCATCGGCGAGACTGGCCTCGACTATCATTACGATGGTGTGTCGCGCGAGGTGCAGTACGAGCGCTTTCGCCGCCATCTGATGGCCGCCACCGAGCTCGAGCTGCCAGTGATCATCCACACCCGCGAGGCCCGCGAGGACACCCTGGCGCTGATCCGTGAGCACACTGACCCCAACATCGGCGGCGTGCTGCACTGTTTCACCGAGGACCTGGACATGGCGCGTGAGGCGGTTCGCCACGGTTTCTTCATCTCGCTGTCCGGCATCGTCACCTTCCGCAATGCCAAGACGGTGCGCGAGCTGGCACGCAAGGTGCCGCTTGATCGCCTGCTGATCGAGACCGATAGTCCCTACCTGGCGCCGGTCCCGCACCGTGGCAAACCCAACGAGCCACAGTGGGTCGTCGAGGTGGCGGAATGCATCGCCGAGGAGCGCGGCATCAGCGTCGACGAAGTGGCCATGCAGACCACCGCCAATTTCTATCGACTCTTCCGTGCCGCCGTGCCGGAGGCGCCTGACGACCTCAGAGAGTCCCTGGCCCAATCCGGGTTGATCTGA
- a CDS encoding PilZ domain-containing protein has translation MAGQKALSLTIQDLPTLLSAYMPSLERGGIFVPTRERYTLDQEILLLLTLPGDDERYPVTGQVVWVSPPGVTGRRVPGIGLHFRAEDQGVRDRIETLLAGQLDKGAPTYTL, from the coding sequence ATGGCCGGTCAGAAGGCGCTGTCACTGACGATTCAGGATCTGCCGACCCTGCTGTCGGCCTACATGCCCTCGCTGGAGCGGGGCGGCATCTTCGTGCCGACCCGCGAGCGTTATACGCTCGACCAGGAAATCCTGCTGTTGCTGACCCTGCCCGGCGATGACGAGCGCTACCCGGTGACTGGGCAGGTAGTCTGGGTTTCGCCGCCCGGCGTAACCGGGCGGCGGGTACCCGGCATTGGCCTGCATTTTCGTGCCGAGGACCAGGGCGTGCGCGACCGCATCGAGACGCTGCTGGCCGGCCAGCTCGATAAGGGCGCTCCCACCTATACCCTGTGA